From one Ctenopharyngodon idella isolate HZGC_01 chromosome 15, HZGC01, whole genome shotgun sequence genomic stretch:
- the LOC127496284 gene encoding kinesin-associated protein 3-like isoform X4: MQPDDSQYLQRKCRIGDIDVHPTEKALVVYYEVEASILGESGNARHEEKKECQKIIRLRSLNASTDISSLARKVVEECKIIHPSKLAEVEHLLLYLQNRKKPSSKSEKKEKKPLKPRELLPFEGMEIDEEANINKIDDYIELLYENIPEKIRGSTLILHLARNPDNLEELLHNETALGALARVLREDWKHSVELATTIIYVFFCFSRLYRMHQCLAECAIRGQRRTDPHDSCSSCSFSQFHGLITHYKIGVLCMNIIEHELKKYDLWQDELEKKSKACDEDPDNQSLRKEHEKTLKKYQSFLVKQEQLLRVAFYLLLNLSEDTRTELKMRNKNIVHLLVKSLERENEELLVLVVSFLKKLSIFLENKNDMAEMDTVEKLARLVPCEHEDLMNVTLRLLHNLSFDTGLRTKMVHVGLLPKLTALLGDDTHKHIAMRILYHISVDDKSKSMFAYTDCIPQLMQMLFELGEERIDTELISFCINLAANKTNAQIICEGNGLKMLMKRALKMKDPLLMKMIRNVSQHDGTLKQLFIDYVGDLAAQIKLEGNEEFVIECLGTMANLTIPDLDWELLLKEYNLVPYLKDHLKPGSAEDDLILEVVIMIGTVSMDDSCAVMLAKSGIIPALIELLNAQQEDDEFVCQIIYVFYQMVFHQATRDVIIKDTHA, encoded by the exons ATGCAGCCGGACGATTCGCAGTATTTGCAGCG GAAATGTAGGATTGGTGATATAGATGTGCATCCTACAGAAAAGGCTCTAGTGGTGTACTATGAGGTGGAAGCATCCATTTTAGGAGAGTCAGGCAATGCCAGGCATGAGGAAAAGAAGGAATGCCAGAAAAT catCCGGCTGAGGAGTCTGAATGCCAGCACTGACATTTCCTCCCTGGCCAGGAAGGTGGTGGAAGAGTGTAAAATcattcatccatcaaaactggCAGAAGTGGAGCATCTGCTGCTGTATTTACAGAACCGAAAGAAGCCCAGCAGTAAAT CAGAGAAGAAGGAAAAGAAACCGCTGAAACCCAGAGAACTACTGCCGTTTGAAGGAATGGAA attgATGAGGAGGCCAATATTAATAAAATCGATGATTACATAGAGCTGTTGTATGAGAACATCCCTGAGAAGATTAGAGGGTCCACTCTGATCCTCCATTTGGCCCGTAACCCTGATAACCTGGAGGAGCTCCTGCATAATG AGACTGCACTTGGAGCTCTGGCCCGGGTACTGAGAGAGGACTGGAAACACAGTGTGGAGTTAGCAACTACTATCATCTACGTTTTTTTCTGCTTCTCAAG ATTGTATCGCATGCATCAGTGTCTGGCTGAATGTGCCATTAGAGGTCAGAGGAGGACAGACCCTCACGACTCGTGTTCTTCCTGCAGTTTCTCTCAGTTCCACGGGCTCATCACGCACTATAAGATCGGCGTGCTGTGCATGAACATCATCGAGCATGAGCTGAAGAAATATGACCTGTGGCAGGATGAGTTAGAGAAGAAGAGCAAGGCTT GTGACGAAGACCCCGACAACCAGAGCTTACGGAAGGAGCATGAGAAAACCCTAAAGAAATACCAAAGCTTCCTCGTCAAACAGGAGCAGCTGCTGCGAG TTGCGTTCTACCTGCTGTTGAACCTGTCTGAGGACACCCGCACAGAGCTCAAGATGAGGAACAAGAACATTGTGCACCTGCTGGTCAAGTCTCTAGAGAGAGAGAACGAAGAGCTGCTGGTGCTGGTGGTCTCCTTCCTCAAAAAGCTCAGCATCTTCTTGGAGAACAAGAACGACATG GCCGAGATGGACACTGTGGAGAAGCTAGCTCGTCTGGTTCCATGTGAGCACGAAGACCTGATGAACGTCACTCTGCGACTCCTTCACAACCTCTCCTTTGACACGGGCTTACGCACCAAGATGGTGCATGTGGGTTTGCTGCCCAAACTCACTGCTCTGCTGG GCGATGACACGCACAAGCACATAGCGATGCGTATCCTGTACCACATCAGCGTTGATGACAAATCTAAATCCATGTTCGCGTATACTGACTGCATCCCTCAG CTCATGCAAATGCTCTTTGAACTTGGTGAAGAGAGAATCGACACCGAGCTCATTTCCTTCTGCATCAACCTGGCTGCTAACAAGACTAATGCTCAGATAATCTGTGAGG GTAATGGATTGAAGATGCTGATGAAAAGAGCACTCAAAATGAAGGACCCACTGctgatgaaaatgatcaggaacgTCTCACAACACGATGGAACCTTGAAACAACTCTTCATT GACTATGTGGGTGATCTGGCAGCTCAGATCAAGCTGGAGGGCAATGAAGAGTTTGTTATTGAGTGCTTGGGTACAATGGCAAACCTCACCATACCTGACCTGGACTGGGAGCTCCTGCTGAAAGAATACAACCTGGTGCCCTACCTAAAAGACCACCTCAAACCCG GTTCAGCAGAGGATGACCTGATCCTGGAGGTGGTGATCATGATCGGTACAGTGTCAATGGACGACTCCTGTGCAGTCATGCTGGCAAAGTCCGGCATCATTCCTGCTCTTATTGAGCTGCTAAATG CCCAACAGGAAGATGATGAATTTGTGTGTCAGATCATCTACGTCTTCTACCAGATGGTTTTCCACCAGGCCACCAGAGATGTCATCATTAAGGACACTC atgCCTGA